In the genome of Pseudonocardia cypriaca, the window TCGTGGCGAGCCCGCGGTTCACGGCGGCGTGGGACCAGGCCGTTCGGGTGGCCCACCAGCAGGCCGTAACAGTGCTCTCGGGCGACAGCCGCGCGATCGCGGTGCAGGGCGACACCGTGTACCTGGACCTCGCGCCGTTCATCGACGCGGCGAAGCAGCGGCTGAGCGCGGAGGGTCTGACCGTCGTCGCCATGGTCCCCGAGGTGCACCCGACGATCGCGCTCGCTCCGGCCGACCAGCTGGTGCGCGCGCAGACGGCCTACGCCACGCTGGGCTCCCTCGCGAGCGTGCTGCCCTGGATCACGCTGCTGCTGCTCGCGGTGGGCGTGTACCTCGCGCGGGTGCGGATGCGGGCCGTGGTCGCCGCCGGCCTTGGCGTCGCGCTGGCGCTGGTCGTGCTCGCTGCCGGGCTGCTCGTGGCGCGCGGACTGCTGGTCGGTGCCGTCCCACCGGCCGGAGCGCCGGCTGCCGCGTCGGGCTTCGACATCGTCGTGGAGTCCCTGCGAACCGCCGGGCGATCGCTGCTCGTGCTGGCCTTGGTCGTGGCACTGGGTGCTTTCCTGGCCGGCTCGTCGGCGACGGCCGTCGGCGTCCGCCGGTGGGCTACCGGGCTGCTGAACCGGATCCGGGTCGGCCCGTCCTCGACCGGCGCGGTCGGCACCTGGGCCCACGCGCATGTGCGCGGCTTGCGGATCGGGGCGGTCGCACTCGCCGCGCTGGTGTTCGTCTTCCTCGACCAGCCCACCGGCGTCACGATCCTGATCATCGCTGCCGTGTTGCTCGGCGTGCTCGGAGTGATCGAGTTCCTGGGCCGCCCGGGTCCGGTGGCGTCCGCTACGGGAACGGGGGGCTGACCGACGATGCTGTGGTCAGCTCGTCATGGTCCGGAGCGAGGTGCGCACGCGGGCCAGCACGCTGCCGACCGTGGACCACCGGCTTCGGGGCGGCACCACCTTCGGCGGATGACCCGGGGCGAGCGGCCGCCATGCTCGCCCGCGAGTAGCTGCAGGGCGCCCACCCCGCGCCGGGCGATCTTCGGTCACTCCACCCGGGCCGGGCGATGTCCCGTTCGGCAGGTGAGCGCAGGGTGCCCGGGTGGCAGACGATCGATGTCGGCCGCCGGCCCGCGACCCGAGATGAGGCGATGAGGCGATGGCAACGATGCACTACGAGTTCCGGGTCGAAGGTCGGCTGACGGACGAGGCCAGGGCGGCGTTCGGCGACATGCGGATCACCGAGGTTCCACCGGAGACGGTCATCGACGGTGAGGTGCTCGACGAGTCGCACCTGCACGGCATCATCGTCCAGCTCCAGGCGCTCGGGATCACCGTGGTGGCGGCGCATCCGATTCCCGAGTAGCGGCGGACTGATGTCGTGTGAGGTTGTGGTCCTGCCAGGCTCATCAGTGCAGGGCGTACTTCAGCCCGATGATGGCAACGCCGAGCAGGGCGGTCCCGGCCGCCCAGCCCAGAGCGGCAGCGGTCGGGGCGCCGGAACGGCGCGCGGCCTCGTACCCGAGGCCGCCGAGCAACGCGGTGGACAGCCCCAGCGCCGCCAGCACCGCTCCCCGCAGCTCCGCACCGAGCGCCGAGGCCGCGAGCAGCACGATCACCGGAGCGTAGGAGGACTGCAGCATCGGCCAACCGCGCCGCAGCGCACCGACGACGCGGCTCCGGTTGGGCGCAGGCCCTTGCACGCCGGAGCCGAGTACGTCGGCGTAGCGCTCGGTCAGCCAGTAGACGAACAACGTGGCGACGACGGCGATCACGACCTGGCCGAGAGAGCCGTGCAGGCTTGCGGCCACCATCACCGCAGACCCCACCACGGTGCCGTTGACGGCATCGGCCAGCTCCCGCTCGTCGGTCCACCTGGAGCGGAGTCGACCGACCGATCGCCGCATTGCTCCTCCGGCCTCGCTCACACCGGCGCGCCGCTCATCGCTCGCCCTCGCTGCGCTCGGGCGGCCCGGCCATGAGGAGTGAACGCAGCGCGCAGGCCCTGTGACATCGATTCGCTCGCGAGCTCGCTCACTCGGGCTGCACGCCGGGGAATCGCAGTGGTTCCGTCACGTGATGGATGAGGTGGTCGCTTGCTGGTCGCGGCGCGCGTGAGCACCCTGCACCGGGCCATGGCCCAGGGCCTTGGCCTTGGCCTGTTCGAACTCCTCGGCCGAGATCGTGCCCCGGTCTCGCAGGTCGGCGAGCTTGGCGAGCTCGTCGGCCGTGCTCGTCGTGCCGGCCGCGGCGGTCTCCCGGACGTACTGCCCGAACGCCTGCTCGTTGCGCAGGGCCTGAGCCCGAGCGCGCTCGTTCATCGAGCGGCCGCGAGCGATCAGGTAGACGAGGGCACCCAGCCAAGGCGCTACGACCAGGAACAGGATCCAGAGCGCCTTGCCCCAGCCGGACAGCTCGTGGTCCCGGAAGATGTCGCCGAAAATGCTGATCAGCAGCCAGATCCACGTGAAGAGAATCATGAACCAGAAGATGGATACGATCACGTCCCACAAAGGCATCTCGATCTCCTCGATCCGTGCCTGGGGCACCGCTACTGGCACGGGGCCACCGCCGATTGGCCAACGGTCGACCCCTGGCATCTGACCGGCATCACCCGCCGCAGATGAGCCGGGGTCGTGTCGACGTCGCCGACGCCGCTCCAAGTGCCGGTCGGTGTTCCTGCGCTTCAGCTCGTGCGCTTCAGCTCGCGGCCGTGCACCACGATGGCGTAGATCACGATGACGTCGACGGCGATGACGATGGTCGACCACACCGGGTATGCGGAGATGAAGACGAGATTCAGGATGGCGCTGATCAGCGCGATCGCGATGCCGGCCACGCGGGCGAACGTGTTGCCGACCACGAGCCCGAGCCCGACGGCGACCGCGACGGCGCCGAGGACGAGATGCGTCCAGCCCCAGGTGGTGTAGTCGACGTTCACCACGAGCCCATCGGGGCGAACCAGGTAGAACCCGTCGTTGAACAGCGCGACGAGCCCCTCGATCGCCTGGAAGAAGCCGAGCATGATCATCATGATTCCGGCGAAGGCGACCCAGCCCGCCCAGCCGGTGATCTCCGTGTCCGGTGAGTAGTAGTCCTCGTGCGAGTTGCGGCTCGTACGGGAGGCCTCTGTCATGACGTCTCCTCCGTGAGCAAGGCCGGACCCGGGCCGGCACGGGCGGTTCGCCGCCGACCGTCGACGACCGGGTCGATCGTGGCGCCGGATTCGCGGTAAGACCTCACCTGCCTTGGGTGATGGTGTCGGGCGTCGAGATCAGTCGCCACGTGAAGCTCCCCGTCCCGGATCACGTCCGGTGCGAGGGGGATGTGGGGGTGGACGGCGACGAGGTCGAGTCCGATGTC includes:
- a CDS encoding SHOCT domain-containing protein, producing the protein MPVAVPQARIEEIEMPLWDVIVSIFWFMILFTWIWLLISIFGDIFRDHELSGWGKALWILFLVVAPWLGALVYLIARGRSMNERARAQALRNEQAFGQYVRETAAAGTTSTADELAKLADLRDRGTISAEEFEQAKAKALGHGPVQGAHARRDQQATTSSIT
- a CDS encoding DUF7144 family membrane protein, which produces MTEASRTSRNSHEDYYSPDTEITGWAGWVAFAGIMMIMLGFFQAIEGLVALFNDGFYLVRPDGLVVNVDYTTWGWTHLVLGAVAVAVGLGLVVGNTFARVAGIAIALISAILNLVFISAYPVWSTIVIAVDVIVIYAIVVHGRELKRTS